The genomic region CGTTGTACTATGCCGGACGATGAAGATCGCCATGATGTCGCCGGTCGACGAGGGTTAAGGGCTCACGATTCGCTCGGTTGATGGCGACGATCGCATTCCGACGGGAAATGTATCTGAATTTGCCGACAACTGACGAGATCTTCGGAAGGGCGTGGCGCAAGTGATGCCAGGGCAGGTTCGCATGTCTGGTTGACCCATACAACAAGGGCGGCTCTCGAGCCGCCCTCGTAACTGCCTGTTCATACGCCTGGCGTGGTCGCCTAGCCTTCGATGATGTAGACGATCTCGTGGGTGCGCGGGCGAAGAACAATGTACCTTCCGTGCACGAGGATGAAATCGTATCCACGCCATTCCGGATAGATCTCGACGATACGTGCCGGCATCGGGTAGTAGCGGACGCCCGCCGGGACGGCCGTTCCGATCGAGAGGTTGAAGTTCACGTTTGCAACTTCCTCGACCTTCTCTTGCTTCATCGCCGAACTGATCTGGGTGCGCTTCTCGGCGGGAGGCGTCGCTGTCGCTGCGGTTGCGGCGTTGCCGGTCGTCTTGTTGTCCGAGGTCGAGGGCTTGGTCTCGGCAGTCGGAGTCTTCAAGTCCTTCGAGGTCACGGCCGAATCAGACGATTTCGTCTTGCTGTCGGCTTTCATCTCGCTCGCCGCCTTGCCGCCCGAAGGCGACGTCGTTTCGGCGGTCGGATTCTTCACGTCCTTCGTGGCGGCCGGCGTCGTTGACTCCGATGCCTTCGACTTGCCATCGGCCTTCATGTCACCGGTCGTTTTCGCATCCGGCTTGCCCTGCGCATGTTGGGGCGCCATCTCCTTTGACCCAGCACCTGGGGTAGCCTTCTCGACTCCCTTTGCCGTCGGTGCATTCATCGGCGCCGCATTATCACCTTTCGGCGAAGCGGCCGTCGGAGAGTCCTTCGCCGCTCCTTGATTGGCGCCTTGAGCTGTCGCAAACCCGGTCGTGGCCAATAGGGCCGCAACGGCCGCAGAAACCATTAATGACTTTCTCATCTGATTTTCCAATTCAAATTGAATCTATGCCGACGGACGCCGGCCATAGGTGCAACGGCTCCGACCTCCTAGAGTTCCGCTTTCTCCGATTGAGCCATCACGCGAGTTGCGCAAGCCGTCATCGGCGGCGGGCGATGGCAACTCCCAACAGGAAGGCGACCAGCAGAGAGCTAAGAGGGGCTTCGCGCGCGATATTGCTCAGGACGCTCAGCGGCATTCCTGGCTTTCGTCCAGCCTCTATCGCGCCCGCAACCCGATTGGCGGTCCCCTTCACGGCGTCGGAGACTTCCGCGATAGGAGATTTCGGCTCTGAAGCAGGATCCAGGCTTTCGTGCGGGAAGGGGGCGAGCGGGATGTCGTCACTCATGATTCAATCTCCAATCCAGCAATTGCTCGGCTGTACCCGTCCCAAACGCTATCGCGCGCGCCGCGGCGGGCGCGCCAGCCATTGCGCCAACACAAATCCGATCGCGCCGGCGATCAGCATCGAACCGAGCGGATTATCCTGCACCTTCCTGGCGATCGCTTGTGTGCCGTCGCGGAAGGTCTCGCCGCTGTTCTCATAGGCGTCCTTGGCGTAGTCGGCGGCGGCATCCGTAACGTCGCGCGCTGCGTCCTTGGCTTGGCCGTACAGGTTCTGCGCGGTGCCTTTCGCCTCGCGGAGACGGCCCGCTGCCTGGCTCTTTGCATCTCCGGCGATATCGCCGACGGTGCCCTCGAGTTTACCGGCGAACTCCTTCGCCGAACCGGCAATGCGATCGCTCTCCATAGCAGATACTCCTTGGGGTGAAAGTCTCGGCGAGCTAACTGGCAGGATCCCGCGACGTTCCTGCGCGCAGAGAGCGCGGCCTGCAAATGTGGTTGCGATCTGAGCTCCCAGCAGTCCATGCCTGCCGCTCGACCGCCCCGAAGAGACGGATCAAGATCGCCAGGAAAGCCGCTTTCGCTTCTGCGCAGCCTTGAATTCCAGGACATGTCGTTGAACAGCAAGCTTGGCATTGAAGCTCCAGCCGCGCACGAGTTGCCATGCTGACAGGGACGCGACCCAGTCCTGGCCTTGGCAAAGCCTACCGTGGCACCAGGCGAAAGCAGGAATTGACATCAGCTTGTCGCGGTTGACGCAGAAGAGCCGCTCGATGAGCAGGAGTTTGAGAAGCTCGCCGACGATGAGGAGCGCAAACCCGCGACCGATGTGCCCGGTCGCCGTCAGGTAGGCCGCAAGAGGCTTGACCGGTTCAAGCACGATGACCGGCACGAGGAACAGTGCCAGAGCCGGATACGGGCGAAGCGACTCGATCCACGCTCGCACGCGCTCGAAAACCCAGCAGTTCGCCAACCGGCGAAAGACAGGTTTGAAGAGAGTGAAAAAGACCGCGTCCACCAGGAAGTAGATGGCTGCGATCAGAAACACAAAGGGTTTGAACATGCGGCTCAAGCGGGCTCTCCAATGAACCAAGCGCGAACCCATCGTTAAGTTCACGAATTCAAGCGGCGAATTCCAGGACCCGCAACGGAACCATTGCTCTGCGTCCGCGTATGGCGCGCGACCAGACCTATTTTGGCGTCTCGGAACGAAATGAGCCGTCGCTCCTTCTCGTCCCACAAGGCCTTCGGCACACATCGCAAGCTCTGGACGAGGGTGATTCGGCCCACATTTGCGAGTTCCGGATGATCCCGGAGCACGTCCGGCAGCCGATAGCAGGGAATTCGACTGCATAGATGATGGACGTGGTGGACGCCGATGTTTGCGGTGAACCAGCGCAAGATCCACGGCAAGTGATAGTGCGAACTGCCATAGAGCGCAGCTTCGTGAAAGCTCCAGTCTTCATCGCGTGACCATGAGGTGTTCTCGAACTGGTGTTGAACATAGAACAGCCAGACGCCGATCGACGCAGCCAGAATCATGACCGGCAGATGCACCAGCAGGAATGGCCCAAGGCCTACCAGTCGGATCATGCCGGCGGCCAGAACCGCGATGGCGACGTTCGTGCCCATTGTGCTCAGCCAGGGCTGCCAGCCGTTACGCATCATCCCAATCGGCAATCGATGCCGCAAGATGAACAGATATGTCGGGCCCACGCCAAACATGACGATCGGATGCCGGTACAGGCGATAGAGGATCTGGCGCCATCGAGACCGTGCGGCAAACTCACTCACGGTCAATGTATCGATGTCGCCCGAGCCTCTATGATCGAGATTGCCTGAACTCGCGTGATGCCGCGCATGGTTGCGCCGCCAATAATCGTAGGGAGTTAAAGTGACAACGCCGATGGCTCGGCCGATCCAATCGTTTGCAAGCCGGCTGCGAAAGAAAGACCCGTGGCCGCAGTCATGCTGGATCATGAAGAGACGAACGAGCAGGCCTGCCGCGGGCACGGCCAGCAGCAGGCCAATCCCATGGCCGCGGACAACGCCGACGAGCATCAGAGCCCAGATGACAGAAAAGGGTACTGCCGTGATCACCAGCTCGAAAATGCCGCGCGCGTCATCGGGTTGGCGATACCGGGCGAGCAGCGCTGCCAGCGAGCGGGCTTCCGGTGGATATTGAACCATGTCTAACTGCTTTCGGAGTGAGCCGCCAAAGCCAGGCCGCGACATCATCGACGACCGGAATGATCACGACGAGCCCGGGTTCGGCACGAGGTAACCCATGACACCGAGCACCGCGCCGATAAGCGACGCGGGCTACCGCAGGACATGCGATGATCGAACCCAATGCTAATCCGCGTCCGGATGTCTTGCTGAGCAATATTGCTCAGTCCGGGAGCCGGCACTTCAGAAAGGACGCGGGTTGATCGAGGCTACGGGGTGTACGCTTTCGGGATGCGGCGAATGCGGGCCGGACTCCTTGACCGATCTTGCAATCACTTCTCGGAAAATGTGAGCAATATTGATCAGCAGCCGGTCAGGTGGTGCGCGATTTTGGTGCCGTCCGATTCGCTTCACGACCACAGGTGAACGGCCCCGACCCGGAAGGAGCATCACATGCCCGAAATCTTCGCGCGCCCCGAGCCCTCGCTTATTCCGATCGCACGACCGCGCTGTCCGAAGTGCCAGGGCCGCATGACGCTGACCCGGATCGAATCCGACCACGGCAATCCTGACCTGCGGACTTTCGAATGCTCCAATTGCGAACTCGTCTGCCGGCTGCCGGCAGATGAACAAGTAAAATCGCTCAAGACCTAGGGGCCCGAAGCCCGAAAAGGGAGTCCACTCACGCGATACGTCGCGCACGAGCTATGTGGCCGGGGTGCTCAGTGCGGCTATCGGCGCTTCGAACGTGTACGAAAACCCCGTCGACGCATAGGTTAGTTGCACGTCACCCCGCAACTGCTTGCCCAGGGTTTCGATCAGCCGTGTTCCGAAGCTGCGCTTTGCGGGCGGCTGGACGATCGGGCCATTCTTTTCGGTCCAGGTGAGGTGCAAGCGTTGTGTCGCTTGGTCCACCGTCCAGATGATGTCGACGCGTCCCTCCGGGACCGACAGGGCGCCAAACTTGGTGGTATTCGTGCAAAGCTCGTTGAGCGTCATCGCGACGGCGATGACGGCACCGGACGCCAGCCGGATATCGGGTCCCGTGATCGAGAATTTCGATTCGTCGGGATTGTCGAAGGCTTCGATGGCGCTGCGAACGACCGTGCCAAGATCGGCGCTGGACCATTTTGCCTGCAGAAGGAGATCGTGCGCCCGGCCGAGTGCCAAGAGCCGGCCCTCGATGGCGCGCTGCGCGTGCTCAACCCCCTGCAGGTTGCGCAGGCTCTGGGAGACGATTGCGGCGACGGTCGCGAGCGTGTTCTTGATGCGGTGGTGCAGCTCTTCGAGGATCAGCTTCTGCAGCTTGTCGGATCCCTCGCGCTCTTTGGCGTCGATGCCGGCCTTGGCAAGCAGACTCCTTGTATTGATCTCAGCTTGCGCCAGGAGTAGCCGCAGGCTGACATTCTCTGCCGCCAGGAAGTCCTGCCGGAATTCTGCGCCGCCCGGGCGCTTGTCTGTGCGGAGATCAACTTCGAGCATTTGCAACTGTATCACCCCGGGCTGGGTACCGCACTTGATTTCCGCCGAGCGTTCGCATTGAAGCGTCTGACGGCAGACAGCGCCAAAAACCACGAGATTCAAGCGTGGC from Bradyrhizobium elkanii USDA 76 harbors:
- a CDS encoding sensor histidine kinase, producing the protein MLEVDLRTDKRPGGAEFRQDFLAAENVSLRLLLAQAEINTRSLLAKAGIDAKEREGSDKLQKLILEELHHRIKNTLATVAAIVSQSLRNLQGVEHAQRAIEGRLLALGRAHDLLLQAKWSSADLGTVVRSAIEAFDNPDESKFSITGPDIRLASGAVIAVAMTLNELCTNTTKFGALSVPEGRVDIIWTVDQATQRLHLTWTEKNGPIVQPPAKRSFGTRLIETLGKQLRGDVQLTYASTGFSYTFEAPIAALSTPAT
- a CDS encoding DUF1236 domain-containing protein, which encodes MENQMRKSLMVSAAVAALLATTGFATAQGANQGAAKDSPTAASPKGDNAAPMNAPTAKGVEKATPGAGSKEMAPQHAQGKPDAKTTGDMKADGKSKASESTTPAATKDVKNPTAETTSPSGGKAASEMKADSKTKSSDSAVTSKDLKTPTAETKPSTSDNKTTGNAATAATATPPAEKRTQISSAMKQEKVEEVANVNFNLSIGTAVPAGVRYYPMPARIVEIYPEWRGYDFILVHGRYIVLRPRTHEIVYIIEG
- a CDS encoding fatty acid desaturase codes for the protein MVQYPPEARSLAALLARYRQPDDARGIFELVITAVPFSVIWALMLVGVVRGHGIGLLLAVPAAGLLVRLFMIQHDCGHGSFFRSRLANDWIGRAIGVVTLTPYDYWRRNHARHHASSGNLDHRGSGDIDTLTVSEFAARSRWRQILYRLYRHPIVMFGVGPTYLFILRHRLPIGMMRNGWQPWLSTMGTNVAIAVLAAGMIRLVGLGPFLLVHLPVMILAASIGVWLFYVQHQFENTSWSRDEDWSFHEAALYGSSHYHLPWILRWFTANIGVHHVHHLCSRIPCYRLPDVLRDHPELANVGRITLVQSLRCVPKALWDEKERRLISFRDAKIGLVARHTRTQSNGSVAGPGIRRLNS
- a CDS encoding CsbD family protein, producing MESDRIAGSAKEFAGKLEGTVGDIAGDAKSQAAGRLREAKGTAQNLYGQAKDAARDVTDAAADYAKDAYENSGETFRDGTQAIARKVQDNPLGSMLIAGAIGFVLAQWLARPPRRAR